From the Strix uralensis isolate ZFMK-TIS-50842 chromosome 33, bStrUra1, whole genome shotgun sequence genome, one window contains:
- the LOC141936661 gene encoding twist-related protein 2-like, giving the protein MKEENMCPDSPEGSLVTSEEEGERLHKKCLRKRGQGGKPAEDSGAPSPQGKRSKRSPVPQSFEDVHTQRVIANVRERQRTQSLNDAFAELRKIIPTLPSDKLSKIQTLKLAARYIDFLYQVLQSDELDHKITSCNYLAHERLSYAFSVWRMEGAWSMSASH; this is encoded by the coding sequence atgaaagaggaaaacatgtGTCCGGACTCCCCCGAAGGCAGCCTGGTCACCAGCGAGGAGGAAGGCGAGCGGCTGCACAAGAAATGTCTCCGCAAGCGTGGCCAGGGGGGCAAGCCAGCGGAGGACAGCGGTGCCCCCTCGCCGCAGGGCAAGCGGAGCAAGCGCAGCCCCGTCCCGCAGTCCTTTGAGGACGTGCACACGCAGCGTGTGATCGCCAACGTGCGGGAACGCCAGCGGACCCAGTCGCTCAACGACGCCTTCGCGGAGCTGCGGAAGATCATCCCGACGCTGCCCTCCGACAAGCTGAGCAAGATCCAAACCCTCAAGCTGGCCGCCCGCTACATAGACTTCTTGTACCAGGTCCTGCAGAGCGATGAGCTGGACCACAAGATCACCAGCTGCAACTACCTGGCCCACGAGAGGCTCAGCTATGCCTTCTCTGTCTGGAGGATGGAAGGGGCTTGGTCCATGTCCGCATCCCACTGA